The Streptomyces vinaceus genome contains the following window.
GGGTGACCTCCGTGCCCGCCTGCCCGGCGGCGGCCGACGCCGCCTTGGCCACCGGCAGCATGTCCTCGTCCCGCGCCACCTCCAGCCGGTCCGACTCGGGCCACAGGGACAGCGCCGCGCACAGCGTGGGCAGGACGGCCATGGCCGCCGTCGCGTAGCCCTCCGCCGAGGGGTGGTACGAGTCCGGGCCGAACATCTCGCGCGGGTTCGCCGCGAACTCCGGGCCCAGCAGGTCACCCATCGAGACCGTACGGGCCCCCAGCGCGACGACCCCTATCGTCTGCGCGGCGGCCAGCTGGCGCGAGACCCGCCGGGCCAGCCAGCGCAGCGGCTGGTAGACCGGCTCGATGGTGCCCAGGTCGGGGCAGGTGCCGACCACCACTTCGGAGCCGGCGAGCCGCAGTCTCCGTACCGCCGAGGTCAGGTGGCGCACCGACTGCGTCGGCGGCATCCGCCGCGTCACGTCGTTCGCGCCGATCATGATCACGCATACGTGCGGCGGGGGCAGCTCCCCGTCCAGGAGCAGCCCCGCCTGCCGGTCGAGATCGTCGGACATGGCCCCCGAGACGGCCACGTTCCGCAGCTCCACCGGCCGCTCGGCCACCGCCGCCAGCCCCGAGGCGAGCAGCGCGGCCGGGGTCTGTCTGGCTCTGCGCACGCCGAGTCCCGCGGCCGTGGAGTCGCCCAGCATGCCGAGCCGCAGCGGCCCCGCGTCGGGATCCGGACCGGCGGCGAGCAGCGCCGCGAACTCGCTCCCGTACAGCCCGTCCGCCCGCGGCGGATCGCCGAGCCCGGTGCCCACCGTCCGCTTCGCGAACTGGACCTCCGCCAGCACCAGCCCCACGGCGGCGACCCCGACCAGCCCGAGCCCGCCTCCGCCGTACGCCGCGCCCGCCGCGATCCGGCGGGCCGTCCTCGCCCTGGACACCCCTCCAGCCACCTTCCCTTCCTGCCGGGTCCCGATGACCTACCTGCCCCGTACTGACGGTCGGCCAATCCCTTTCCGCATAGTCTGGCGGGACCTCCCGGAGAACCCGTGGAGTCCCCTCCCTGGAGAACATGGTGCAATTCCACGACTCGATGATCAGCCTCGTCGGCAACACCCCGCTGGTGAAGCTCAACCGTGTGACCGAAGGCCTGCAGGCCACCGTCCTTGCCAAGGTCGAGTACTTCAATCCCGGTGGATCCGTTAAGGACCGGATCGCCGTCCGGATGATCGAGGCCGCCGAGCAGAGCGGTGCCCTCAAGCCCGGTGGCACCATCGTGGAGCCCACCAGCGGCAACACCGGTGTAGGACTCGCCATCGTCGCCCAGCAGAAGGGCTACAAGTGCATCTTCGTCTGCCCTGACAAGGTGTCCATGGACAAGATCAACGTGATGCGCGCGTACGGAGCCGAGGTGGTGGTCTGCCCGACCGCCGTCGACCCGGAGCACCCGGACTCGTACTACAACGTCTCCGACCGCCTCGCGCGCGAGCCCGGCGCCTGGAAGCCCGACCAGTACAGCAACCCGAACAACCCCCGTTCGCACTACGAAACCACCGGTCCCGAGCTGTGGGACCAGACGGAGGGGAAGATCACCCACTTCGTCGCGGGCGTCGGCACCGGCGGCACGATTTCGGGTACCGGCAACTACCTCAAGGAGGTGTCCGGCGGCAAGGTCAAGGTCATCGGCGCCGACCCCGAGGGCTCGGTCTACTCCGGCGGCTCGGGCCGGCCGTACCTGGTCGAGGGCGTCGGCGAGGACTTCTGGCCGACCGCGTACGACCCGAACGTGACGGACGAGATCATCGCGGTGTCCGACAAGGACTCCT
Protein-coding sequences here:
- a CDS encoding SGNH/GDSL hydrolase family protein; protein product: MSRARTARRIAAGAAYGGGGLGLVGVAAVGLVLAEVQFAKRTVGTGLGDPPRADGLYGSEFAALLAAGPDPDAGPLRLGMLGDSTAAGLGVRRARQTPAALLASGLAAVAERPVELRNVAVSGAMSDDLDRQAGLLLDGELPPPHVCVIMIGANDVTRRMPPTQSVRHLTSAVRRLRLAGSEVVVGTCPDLGTIEPVYQPLRWLARRVSRQLAAAQTIGVVALGARTVSMGDLLGPEFAANPREMFGPDSYHPSAEGYATAAMAVLPTLCAALSLWPESDRLEVARDEDMLPVAKAASAAAGQAGTEVTPARGPWALLKHRRRRRVPAEDLAAAPASPAGAGSPPRADTPSPG
- a CDS encoding cystathionine beta-synthase — translated: MQFHDSMISLVGNTPLVKLNRVTEGLQATVLAKVEYFNPGGSVKDRIAVRMIEAAEQSGALKPGGTIVEPTSGNTGVGLAIVAQQKGYKCIFVCPDKVSMDKINVMRAYGAEVVVCPTAVDPEHPDSYYNVSDRLAREPGAWKPDQYSNPNNPRSHYETTGPELWDQTEGKITHFVAGVGTGGTISGTGNYLKEVSGGKVKVIGADPEGSVYSGGSGRPYLVEGVGEDFWPTAYDPNVTDEIIAVSDKDSFQMTRRLAKEEGLLVGGSCGMAVVAALKAAEGLGPDDVVVVLLPDSGRGYLSKIFSDEWMAGHGFLEEAGPAARIGDVLNDKEGGIPSLVHMHPEETVGEAIDVLREYGVSQMPIVKPGAGHPDVMAAEVIGSVVEKELLAALFAKQASLSDPLEKHMSRPLPQVGSGEPVSELMSVLGEADAAIVLVEGKPTGVVSRQDLLAFLAKGAK